In Candidatus Binatia bacterium, one DNA window encodes the following:
- a CDS encoding NAD(P)H-dependent glycerol-3-phosphate dehydrogenase yields MAKVAVVGSGAWGTALAAHASRLEHTVRLWAREPQVVADVNERHENLLFLPGIELPADLRASNDLEEVVLGADLVILVPPSQYLRSVSSEVAPYVGEDAVVVVASKGIEEEQLELMSEVLGDTMPDVGEERVVFLSGPTFAREVASGLPTDVVAASKGMHAARRLQPWLHSPTFRVYTSGDPIGVEVGGALKNVIAVAAGASDGLGLGANARAALITRGLAEMTRLGVALGADPLTFLGMAGVGDLVLTCTGDLSRNRQLGMKVAAGFDPEAYLASQRTVAEGYYTAAAAWALAQKHGVDMPITEQVYHVLHRRRPLLEALRILLTREYKEELVGIK; encoded by the coding sequence ATGGCGAAAGTGGCAGTCGTCGGATCCGGCGCATGGGGCACGGCGCTCGCAGCGCATGCCTCGCGCCTCGAGCACACGGTGCGTCTGTGGGCGCGCGAGCCGCAGGTGGTTGCGGACGTCAACGAGCGTCACGAGAACCTCCTCTTCCTGCCTGGCATCGAGCTGCCGGCCGACCTGCGCGCATCGAACGATCTCGAGGAGGTCGTGCTGGGCGCCGATCTCGTGATCCTCGTGCCGCCGTCGCAGTACCTGCGCTCGGTGTCGAGCGAGGTCGCGCCCTACGTCGGCGAGGACGCGGTCGTCGTCGTCGCGTCGAAGGGCATCGAGGAAGAGCAGCTCGAGCTGATGAGCGAGGTGCTCGGCGACACGATGCCCGACGTCGGCGAGGAGCGGGTCGTGTTCCTCTCCGGACCGACCTTCGCGCGCGAGGTCGCGAGCGGGCTACCGACCGACGTCGTCGCGGCGTCGAAGGGCATGCACGCGGCACGGCGTCTGCAGCCGTGGCTGCACTCGCCGACCTTCCGCGTCTACACGAGCGGCGATCCGATCGGCGTCGAGGTCGGCGGCGCGCTGAAGAACGTGATCGCGGTCGCCGCCGGAGCGAGCGACGGTCTCGGCCTCGGCGCGAACGCGCGCGCCGCGCTGATCACGCGCGGGCTCGCGGAGATGACGCGCCTCGGGGTCGCGCTCGGCGCCGATCCGCTGACGTTCCTCGGCATGGCGGGCGTTGGCGACCTCGTGCTCACCTGCACGGGCGACCTGTCGCGCAACCGCCAGCTCGGCATGAAGGTCGCTGCGGGCTTCGATCCGGAAGCCTACCTGGCGAGCCAGCGGACGGTCGCCGAGGGCTACTACACCGCCGCGGCGGCGTGGGCGCTCGCGCAGAAGCACGGCGTCGACATGCCGATCACCGAGCAGGTGTACCACGTCCTGCACCGTCGCCGGCCGCTGCTCGAGGCGCTGCGCATCCTGCTGACGCGCGAGTACAAGGAAGAGCTCGTCGGCATCAAGTAG
- a CDS encoding GatB/YqeY domain-containing protein gives MPIEQDLDARLKQALRDKDQATLDVVRMIKSKVQERRTAKGFSGEVDDALLLDVMAAYRKQLQKAAEEYEKAGERGREALEKLRFEIDFVSQYLPKTMSEDELRALVRERIAALGVSDPKQVGRLVGDVMKTHKGKVEAADVKRVAEEILAGG, from the coding sequence ATGCCGATCGAGCAGGATCTCGATGCCCGCCTCAAGCAGGCGCTGCGCGACAAGGACCAGGCGACGCTCGACGTCGTCCGCATGATCAAGTCCAAGGTGCAGGAACGGCGCACCGCGAAGGGCTTCTCCGGCGAGGTCGACGACGCGCTGCTGCTCGACGTCATGGCGGCGTACCGCAAGCAGCTGCAGAAGGCGGCCGAGGAGTACGAGAAGGCCGGCGAGCGCGGCCGCGAAGCGCTCGAGAAGCTGCGCTTCGAGATCGACTTCGTCTCGCAGTACCTGCCCAAGACGATGAGCGAGGACGAGCTGCGCGCGCTGGTGCGCGAGCGCATCGCCGCGCTCGGCGTGAGCGATCCGAAGCAGGTCGGTCGTCTCGTCGGCGACGTGATGAAGACGCACAAGGGCAAGGTCGAGGCGGCCGACGTCAAGCGCGTCGCAGAGGAGATCCTCGCCGGCGGCTGA
- a CDS encoding prenyltransferase: MNVAMWGKAVRVIPRVSKDEWDALDVVSRWLIATRSAVLVMTFNSAAIAGLLALRDGAFHLLPWLMVTVGLLFAHATNNLINDFTDHLKGVDKDNYFRSQYGPQPLEHGLMTRGQLLAYIAVTGAIALAAGLYLVSVRGEATLALLAIGAFFVLFYTWPLKYIGMGEVAVILVWGPLMVGGGYYVVTGAVSWDVILASLPCALAATTVLFGKHTDKLEADRAKGIRTMPVLLGERNSRIATIGMIVLQYVLVFYLIAIGYLSWLMLVVLFAGQWAWRAIRAYSHPRPAAPPPELPPGVWPLWYAAFSFQHTRRFGLLFLLGLVLDVVARSIGLVG, translated from the coding sequence ATGAACGTCGCGATGTGGGGCAAGGCCGTGCGGGTGATCCCGCGCGTCAGCAAGGACGAGTGGGACGCGCTCGACGTCGTCTCGCGCTGGCTGATCGCGACGCGCTCGGCCGTGCTGGTGATGACGTTCAACTCGGCGGCGATCGCGGGTCTGCTGGCGCTGCGCGACGGCGCCTTCCACCTGCTGCCGTGGCTGATGGTCACCGTCGGTCTGCTGTTCGCGCACGCGACCAACAACCTGATCAACGACTTCACCGACCACCTGAAGGGCGTCGACAAGGACAACTACTTCCGCTCGCAGTACGGCCCGCAGCCGCTCGAGCACGGGCTCATGACGCGCGGCCAGCTGCTCGCGTACATCGCGGTGACCGGCGCGATCGCGCTCGCCGCCGGGCTCTACCTCGTCTCGGTGCGCGGTGAGGCGACGCTCGCGCTGCTCGCGATCGGCGCGTTCTTCGTCCTCTTCTATACCTGGCCGCTCAAGTACATCGGCATGGGCGAGGTGGCGGTGATCCTGGTGTGGGGACCGCTGATGGTCGGCGGCGGCTACTACGTCGTCACCGGCGCGGTGAGCTGGGACGTCATCCTCGCGAGCCTGCCGTGCGCGCTCGCCGCGACCACGGTGCTGTTCGGCAAGCACACCGACAAGCTCGAAGCCGACCGTGCGAAGGGCATCCGGACGATGCCGGTGCTGCTCGGTGAGCGCAACTCGCGCATCGCGACGATCGGCATGATCGTGCTGCAGTACGTGCTGGTCTTCTACCTGATCGCGATCGGGTACCTCTCGTGGCTGATGCTGGTCGTGCTGTTCGCGGGCCAGTGGGCGTGGCGCGCGATCCGCGCGTACTCGCACCCGCGTCCGGCCGCGCCGCCGCCCGAGCTGCCGCCGGGCGTGTGGCCGCTCTGGTACGCGGCGTTCAGCTTCCAGCACACGCGTCGCTTCGGGCTGCTGTTCCTGCTCGGGCTCGTGCTCGACGTCGTCGCGCGGAGCATCGGCCTCGTCGGCTAG
- a CDS encoding transporter translates to MSQTTLAILVTMLFSAIGVVGDSFLKMASEQAVPWRSRWFAIGFAIYASTAFGWVFVMKHLKLATIGVFYSVAMIVLLTLVGALFFGERVSAWEALGILMGIGSLVILARFA, encoded by the coding sequence ATGAGCCAGACCACGCTCGCGATCCTCGTCACGATGCTGTTCAGCGCGATTGGCGTCGTCGGCGACTCGTTCCTCAAGATGGCGAGCGAGCAGGCCGTGCCCTGGCGCAGCCGCTGGTTCGCGATCGGCTTCGCGATCTACGCCTCGACCGCGTTCGGCTGGGTCTTCGTGATGAAGCACCTGAAGCTCGCCACGATCGGCGTCTTCTACAGCGTCGCGATGATCGTGCTGCTGACGCTGGTCGGCGCGCTCTTCTTCGGCGAGCGCGTGTCGGCGTGGGAGGCGCTCGGCATCCTGATGGGCATCGGCTCGCTGGTGATTCTGGCGCGCTTCGCCTGA
- a CDS encoding potassium/proton antiporter, producing MEPLATSIFLTAAGFLLLAGALMSPMSRKLGVPMLLVFLLVGMLAGEDGIGGIPFDNYETAFRLGSLALVLILFDGALNTKVSTLRSVAAPALVLATLGVVLTAAITAGAGLLLGLSLPVAVLVGCVVSSTDAAAVFNVLRGGGIRLRGKTGALLEVESGINDPMAMMLTVVGTEYFVGGPQAGEGTLIFLARQLVVGAIGGLAIGWLGRFVLHRAHLPAAGLYPVLSVAIALIAFGLPSLFEGSGLLSVYLAGLVIGSGGMPYRAGTLRVHDALAWLAQLVMFLMLGLLVMPQHLVSFADEGFAVAIVLVFVARPIAVLLLLAPFRMELKERLFTAWVGMRGAVPIILATYPVLRGVPSGDEIFHVVFFIVLLNGLVPGATLAWLARRWQLTAPAITAPPASVELVSLSDYAGEFHWYYVAPPSAVCGAHVRDLPLPTDCVLTLILRGHEVLAPRGMTCLQPDDHVCVFSTKEHSAFLNLLFGASDESD from the coding sequence ATGGAGCCGCTCGCCACCTCGATCTTCCTCACCGCCGCCGGCTTCCTCTTGCTCGCGGGCGCGCTGATGAGCCCGATGTCGCGCAAGCTCGGCGTGCCGATGCTGCTCGTCTTCCTGCTCGTCGGCATGCTCGCCGGCGAGGACGGGATCGGGGGCATCCCGTTCGACAACTACGAGACGGCGTTCCGCCTGGGCTCGCTCGCGCTCGTCCTGATCCTCTTCGACGGCGCTCTCAATACAAAAGTCAGCACGCTGCGCAGCGTGGCCGCCCCGGCGCTCGTGCTGGCGACGCTCGGCGTCGTTTTGACCGCGGCGATCACGGCGGGAGCCGGGCTGCTGCTCGGCCTGTCGCTGCCGGTCGCGGTGCTGGTCGGCTGCGTCGTGTCGTCGACGGATGCGGCGGCGGTGTTCAACGTGCTGCGCGGCGGCGGCATCCGCCTGCGCGGCAAGACCGGAGCGCTGCTCGAGGTCGAGTCCGGCATCAACGACCCGATGGCGATGATGCTGACCGTCGTCGGCACGGAGTACTTCGTCGGCGGCCCGCAGGCGGGGGAAGGGACGCTGATCTTCCTCGCGCGCCAGCTCGTGGTCGGCGCGATCGGCGGCCTCGCGATCGGCTGGCTCGGGCGCTTCGTCCTGCACCGGGCGCACCTGCCGGCCGCCGGCCTCTACCCGGTGCTCAGCGTGGCGATCGCGCTGATCGCGTTCGGGCTGCCGAGCCTCTTCGAGGGCAGCGGCCTCCTGTCGGTGTACCTCGCGGGTCTGGTGATCGGCTCCGGTGGAATGCCGTACCGCGCCGGGACGCTGCGCGTGCACGACGCGCTCGCCTGGCTCGCGCAGCTCGTGATGTTCCTCATGCTCGGGCTGCTGGTGATGCCGCAGCACCTCGTGTCGTTCGCCGACGAGGGCTTCGCCGTCGCCATCGTGCTGGTGTTCGTCGCGCGTCCGATCGCGGTGCTGCTGCTGCTCGCGCCGTTCCGGATGGAGCTCAAGGAGCGGCTGTTCACCGCCTGGGTCGGGATGCGCGGGGCGGTCCCGATCATCCTCGCGACCTATCCGGTGCTGCGCGGCGTGCCGAGTGGCGACGAGATCTTCCACGTCGTCTTCTTCATCGTGCTGCTGAACGGCCTCGTGCCGGGCGCGACGCTCGCGTGGCTCGCGCGCCGCTGGCAGCTCACCGCGCCCGCGATCACGGCACCGCCGGCGAGCGTCGAGCTGGTGTCGCTGAGCGACTACGCCGGCGAGTTCCACTGGTACTACGTCGCGCCGCCGTCCGCGGTCTGCGGCGCGCACGTGCGCGACCTGCCGCTACCGACGGATTGTGTCTTGACGCTGATCCTCCGCGGCCACGAGGTGCTCGCCCCGCGCGGCATGACCTGCCTGCAGCCCGACGACCACGTCTGCGTGTTCTCGACCAAGGAGCACAGCGCGTTCCTGAACCTGCTCTTCGGCGCGTCCGACGAATCCGACTGA
- a CDS encoding DUF1538 domain-containing protein translates to MRAVGPLVVVACVLQVVLVGASAAVFLRFLAGSVLVIVGMVLLFAGIDLGVLPMGRFIGADMPRRGSIALIAGVGGALGFAVTVAEPDVLVLALQAEQASEGALRAQPLIYLIALGVGLFTAFGLLRVVWGFSMVTLLTVIYVVMIALSFVAPAEFVPLAYDAGSVTTGVLTAPVVLAVAIGVSTVLSGRSAISDGFGLLGLASAGAIVVVLLAGLLIG, encoded by the coding sequence TTGCGCGCGGTCGGCCCGCTGGTCGTCGTGGCGTGCGTGCTGCAGGTCGTCCTGGTCGGGGCGTCGGCCGCGGTCTTCCTGCGCTTCCTCGCGGGATCGGTGCTGGTGATCGTCGGCATGGTGCTGCTCTTCGCCGGCATCGACCTCGGCGTGCTGCCGATGGGCCGCTTCATCGGCGCGGACATGCCGCGACGCGGATCGATCGCGCTGATCGCCGGCGTCGGCGGCGCGCTCGGCTTCGCGGTCACGGTCGCGGAGCCGGACGTCCTCGTCCTCGCGCTGCAGGCCGAGCAAGCGTCCGAGGGCGCGCTGCGCGCGCAGCCGCTGATCTACCTGATCGCGCTCGGCGTCGGGCTCTTCACCGCGTTCGGTCTGCTGCGCGTCGTCTGGGGCTTCTCGATGGTGACGCTGCTGACCGTGATCTACGTGGTCATGATCGCGCTGTCGTTCGTCGCGCCCGCGGAGTTCGTGCCGCTCGCCTACGACGCGGGCAGCGTCACGACCGGCGTCCTCACCGCACCGGTGGTCCTCGCGGTGGCGATCGGCGTCAGCACGGTGCTGTCCGGGCGCTCGGCGATCTCCGACGGCTTCGGTCTCCTCGGGCTCGCGTCGGCCGGGGCGATCGTGGTCGTCTTGCTGGCCGGCTTGCTGATCGGATGA
- a CDS encoding acyloxyacyl hydrolase gives MRRQRSFLARTLVTAALVLLCVGGARAGDRSGVQEFGFSTGFGQSERENVQIVPLYGHVGWLLWDAIDEPLARHHLDLKIVVEGWVAGVHNSQDAIEFGINPVTFKLSYDRGQTVVPYFHGGAGVMYTGLQGIGLGGPFEFNEVVGVGVNVFLRRDLALSLGYRFRHVSNADLGSENFGLDTHFVLVGLDWFPKR, from the coding sequence TTGCGTCGTCAACGATCCTTCCTCGCGCGTACGCTCGTCACGGCGGCGCTCGTCCTGCTCTGCGTCGGGGGCGCGCGTGCGGGCGACCGCAGCGGCGTGCAGGAGTTCGGCTTCTCCACCGGCTTCGGCCAGTCCGAGCGCGAGAACGTCCAGATCGTCCCGCTCTACGGGCACGTCGGCTGGCTTCTCTGGGACGCGATCGACGAGCCGCTCGCGCGCCACCACCTCGACCTCAAGATCGTCGTCGAGGGCTGGGTCGCGGGCGTGCACAACTCGCAGGACGCGATCGAGTTCGGCATCAACCCCGTGACGTTCAAGCTGTCGTACGACCGCGGGCAGACGGTGGTGCCGTACTTCCACGGCGGCGCCGGCGTCATGTACACCGGGCTGCAGGGCATCGGCCTCGGCGGACCGTTCGAGTTCAACGAGGTGGTCGGCGTCGGCGTGAACGTCTTCCTGCGGCGCGACCTGGCGCTGAGCCTCGGCTACCGCTTCCGCCACGTGTCGAACGCGGACCTGGGCTCGGAGAACTTCGGGCTCGACACGCACTTCGTGCTCGTCGGGCTCGACTGGTTTCCGAAGCGCTGA
- a CDS encoding SDR family NAD(P)-dependent oxidoreductase has protein sequence MSQARFAGRVCVVTGAASGLGRATVLRFAREGARVAALDVNREGAERTASDAVAAGGTAQAFAVDVADPASVRAAVDALVAALGRPQVLVNCAGIGKFANTHEMPFEEWSRIIAVNLSGTFLMAQAVLPHLLEGGGVIVNVASNAGVRGAPYSAAYCASKGGVVNLTRALADEYVKRGVRVNAVAPGGITTPLQDHFRVLPPGADPVLLAKLRSPLGNAEPDEIASLIAYVASDDARYMTGSIVSIDGGITT, from the coding sequence ATGTCGCAAGCCCGCTTCGCCGGCCGCGTCTGCGTCGTCACCGGCGCCGCCTCGGGTCTCGGGCGCGCGACCGTGCTGCGCTTCGCGCGCGAGGGGGCGCGCGTCGCGGCGCTCGACGTGAACCGCGAGGGCGCGGAGCGCACCGCGAGCGACGCGGTCGCGGCGGGCGGCACGGCCCAGGCGTTCGCGGTCGACGTCGCGGATCCCGCCTCCGTGCGCGCGGCGGTCGACGCGCTGGTCGCGGCGCTCGGACGCCCGCAGGTGCTGGTGAACTGCGCCGGCATCGGCAAGTTCGCCAACACGCACGAGATGCCGTTCGAGGAGTGGTCGCGGATCATCGCCGTCAATCTCAGCGGCACCTTCCTGATGGCGCAGGCCGTGCTGCCGCACCTGCTCGAGGGCGGCGGCGTGATCGTCAACGTGGCGTCGAACGCGGGCGTGCGCGGCGCGCCGTACAGCGCCGCGTACTGCGCGTCGAAGGGCGGGGTGGTGAACCTGACGCGCGCGCTCGCCGACGAGTACGTCAAGCGCGGCGTGCGCGTGAACGCGGTGGCGCCGGGCGGCATCACGACGCCGCTGCAGGATCACTTCCGCGTCTTGCCGCCGGGCGCCGATCCGGTGCTGCTCGCGAAGCTGCGCTCGCCGCTCGGCAACGCCGAGCCCGACGAGATCGCGTCGCTGATCGCCTACGTCGCCTCGGACGACGCGCGCTACATGACGGGCTCGATCGTCTCGATCGACGGCGGCATCACGACGTAG
- a CDS encoding MmcQ/YjbR family DNA-binding protein, whose amino-acid sequence MAHPVKLPKSAAEARAIERLRRICLALPDATEKIAWGEPTWRAGKMFALMDTHHHGAEHLAVWLPMPFGMQEALVEEHPDRCFVPPYLGGKGWVGVRIDGKADWKMIAGLVEEAYRMVAPPKSVAKLDAGASAAAPASRASRRSGAAAATTTSPSAEARKAASRRSAKPGGRAR is encoded by the coding sequence GTGGCGCACCCCGTCAAGCTGCCGAAGAGCGCGGCCGAAGCGCGCGCCATCGAGCGGCTGCGCCGCATCTGCCTCGCGCTGCCCGACGCGACCGAGAAGATCGCCTGGGGCGAGCCGACGTGGCGCGCGGGGAAGATGTTCGCGCTGATGGACACGCACCATCACGGCGCCGAGCACCTCGCGGTTTGGCTACCGATGCCGTTCGGCATGCAGGAGGCGCTGGTCGAGGAGCACCCCGACCGCTGCTTCGTGCCGCCCTACCTGGGCGGCAAGGGCTGGGTCGGCGTGCGCATCGACGGCAAGGCGGACTGGAAGATGATCGCAGGGTTGGTGGAGGAAGCGTATCGGATGGTGGCGCCGCCGAAGTCGGTGGCGAAGCTCGACGCGGGCGCGTCGGCTGCGGCGCCTGCGTCGCGGGCGTCGCGGCGTTCGGGCGCTGCTGCGGCGACGACGACGTCGCCGTCGGCGGAGGCGCGCAAGGCCGCGTCGCGCCGGAGCGCGAAGCCCGGGGGACGCGCGCGATGA
- a CDS encoding ELWxxDGT repeat protein, with protein MPRARVAWMVALAATLAFAPSFAAAQGRPRMVADLVRDPLERSGVDHLVAVGDRLYFAGDDGEHGPELWRSDGTADGTVLVADVRPGPQSSRLHSLTAVGERVFFVADDGVHGIEPWVSDGTPEGTHVLDVVPGPTGSLPHELVALGDELLFAARDDEGGVELWASDGTPEGTRRVADLNPGPESSSPSRLTAAGGLVFFVADDGVHGPEPWLTDGTDEGTFLLADLRQGPEGSQPGRMLAVGDAVYFGAVDDAGEWALWRADLDGVTLVADVDLEGLDAELEPLVALEDGILFRVSHPSLGSEVWRTGEEPGDEQLVVSFVPHFDPYVPREAVAMGGNAYFVGFDPIGGAVLLRTDGTAAGTEIIADLNVFPCSAEFGPPIVVGDRLFFRANQGKDRGELWTSDGTAEGTQLVKDIFPGNGGSRPASLTAVGSTLFFRASDGLHGRELWKSDGTPEGTEIVADVYPGSIGAFDETFPRLSPAGSVVLFGRGSGEHPSQLAKGLWRSDGTEAGTAPVPGTEDWYVGSYLFIEAATRTYFFAGNALWRTDGTDAGTQLAVTPAPPLGFDQEYAVAGDGFFFAGETSSTGAELWFTDGTPSGTRLVRDIVPGAAGSEPRELVVAGERAFFSAATANGRELWVSDGTEEGTRLVKDIRPGFLASGLGEATAYLTPVGDVVYFVADDASTGRELWRSDGTPEGTFRVRDIRPGQLGALPVNFRPRAFGDLVLFAADDGASGLELWRSDGSAAGTVRVKDIRPGPSESRPVLLGIAGRWMYLSADDGEHGQELWRTDGTEAGTVLVKDINPGKASSRPRSGVAVGDAFYFVATTDEHGEELWVTDGTEEGTRLVDDLNPTGDAEPWALTNAAGRLFFVADDGVHGTELWALSCGDGLLDESEECDEGALNGTPTSCCTALCTLHRDDLDGDGIGDRCDPVDATLDLRRAQVRADAPTPRVDGTIVLDGHLSFDPARGDVLDPADGITVTVRDAAGLAEAATWDAASCRTTKAGVIHCRNAGKDAVVRFRPAGRDATGLPRLFFRVKLAGRALTGPFTGPLEATITHGAQIDRTGNLARCTPTPRGLRCVR; from the coding sequence ATGCCACGCGCCAGGGTTGCTTGGATGGTCGCGCTCGCCGCGACGCTCGCCTTCGCACCGTCGTTCGCCGCCGCGCAGGGACGGCCGCGGATGGTCGCGGACCTCGTGCGCGACCCGTTGGAGCGCAGCGGCGTCGACCACCTCGTGGCCGTCGGCGACCGGCTCTACTTCGCCGGCGACGACGGCGAGCACGGTCCGGAGCTCTGGCGCAGCGACGGCACGGCGGACGGCACGGTGCTCGTCGCCGACGTCCGTCCCGGACCGCAGAGCTCGCGGCTCCACTCGCTCACCGCGGTCGGGGAGCGCGTGTTCTTCGTCGCCGACGACGGCGTGCACGGCATCGAGCCGTGGGTGAGCGACGGCACGCCCGAGGGCACGCACGTCCTCGACGTCGTCCCGGGACCCACGGGCTCGCTGCCGCACGAGCTGGTCGCGCTGGGCGACGAGCTGCTGTTCGCCGCGCGCGACGACGAGGGCGGCGTCGAGCTGTGGGCGAGCGACGGCACGCCCGAGGGCACGCGCCGCGTCGCCGACCTGAACCCCGGGCCCGAGTCGTCCTCGCCGTCGCGGCTCACCGCGGCCGGCGGGCTCGTCTTCTTCGTCGCCGACGACGGCGTCCACGGCCCCGAGCCGTGGCTCACGGACGGCACGGACGAAGGCACCTTCCTGCTCGCGGACCTGCGCCAAGGCCCGGAGGGCTCGCAGCCCGGTCGGATGCTGGCGGTCGGCGACGCCGTCTACTTCGGCGCCGTGGACGACGCCGGGGAATGGGCGCTGTGGCGCGCCGACCTCGACGGCGTGACGCTGGTCGCCGACGTCGACCTCGAAGGGCTCGACGCGGAGCTCGAGCCGCTGGTCGCGCTCGAGGACGGCATCCTGTTCCGCGTGTCGCACCCCTCGCTCGGCAGCGAGGTCTGGCGCACCGGCGAGGAGCCCGGCGACGAGCAGCTCGTCGTCAGCTTCGTGCCGCACTTCGATCCGTACGTTCCGCGCGAGGCCGTCGCGATGGGCGGCAACGCGTACTTCGTCGGCTTCGATCCGATCGGCGGCGCGGTGCTGCTGCGCACCGACGGCACCGCAGCCGGCACCGAGATCATCGCCGACCTGAACGTCTTTCCGTGCAGCGCCGAGTTCGGCCCTCCGATCGTCGTCGGCGACCGCCTGTTCTTCCGCGCCAACCAGGGCAAGGACCGCGGCGAGCTGTGGACGAGCGACGGCACCGCCGAGGGCACGCAGCTCGTCAAGGACATCTTTCCCGGCAACGGCGGCTCGCGTCCGGCGAGCCTGACGGCGGTCGGCTCGACGCTGTTCTTCCGCGCGAGCGACGGCCTGCACGGGCGTGAGCTGTGGAAGTCCGACGGCACGCCCGAGGGAACGGAGATCGTGGCCGACGTGTACCCGGGCAGCATCGGCGCGTTCGACGAGACCTTCCCGCGGCTGTCGCCCGCGGGCTCGGTGGTGCTGTTCGGCCGCGGAAGCGGCGAGCACCCGAGCCAGCTCGCGAAGGGCCTCTGGCGCAGCGACGGCACCGAGGCCGGAACGGCGCCGGTGCCCGGCACGGAGGACTGGTACGTCGGCAGCTATCTCTTCATCGAGGCCGCGACGCGGACCTACTTCTTCGCCGGCAACGCGCTGTGGCGCACGGACGGCACGGACGCCGGCACGCAGCTCGCCGTCACGCCCGCTCCCCCGCTCGGCTTCGACCAGGAGTACGCCGTCGCGGGCGACGGCTTCTTCTTCGCCGGCGAGACGTCGTCGACCGGAGCCGAGCTCTGGTTCACCGACGGCACGCCGAGCGGTACGCGCCTCGTGCGCGACATCGTCCCCGGCGCGGCCGGCTCGGAGCCGCGCGAGCTGGTCGTCGCAGGCGAGCGCGCGTTCTTCTCCGCCGCCACCGCGAACGGCCGCGAGCTCTGGGTGAGCGACGGCACCGAGGAAGGAACGCGGCTCGTGAAGGACATCCGTCCCGGCTTCCTCGCCTCCGGGCTCGGCGAGGCGACGGCGTACCTGACCCCCGTCGGCGACGTCGTCTACTTCGTCGCCGACGACGCCAGCACCGGCCGCGAGCTGTGGCGCAGCGACGGCACGCCCGAGGGCACGTTCCGCGTGCGCGACATCCGTCCCGGCCAGCTCGGCGCGCTGCCGGTCAACTTCCGTCCGCGGGCCTTCGGCGACCTGGTGCTGTTCGCCGCCGACGACGGCGCGAGCGGCCTCGAGCTCTGGCGCTCCGACGGTAGCGCGGCCGGGACCGTCCGCGTCAAGGACATCCGGCCCGGCCCGTCCGAGTCCCGCCCGGTGCTGCTCGGGATCGCGGGTCGCTGGATGTACCTGTCCGCGGACGACGGCGAGCACGGCCAGGAGCTCTGGCGCACCGACGGGACGGAGGCCGGCACCGTGCTCGTCAAGGACATCAACCCCGGGAAGGCATCCTCGCGGCCGCGCAGCGGCGTCGCGGTCGGCGACGCGTTCTACTTCGTCGCGACCACCGACGAGCACGGCGAGGAGCTGTGGGTGACCGACGGCACCGAGGAAGGAACGCGGCTCGTCGACGACCTCAACCCGACCGGCGACGCGGAACCGTGGGCGCTGACGAACGCGGCGGGGCGCCTGTTCTTCGTCGCCGACGACGGCGTGCACGGCACCGAGCTCTGGGCGCTGAGCTGCGGCGACGGCCTCCTCGACGAGAGCGAGGAGTGCGACGAGGGCGCGCTGAACGGCACGCCGACGAGCTGCTGCACGGCGCTCTGCACGCTCCATCGGGACGACCTCGACGGCGACGGCATCGGCGACCGCTGCGACCCCGTCGACGCGACGCTCGACCTCCGCCGAGCACAGGTGCGCGCCGACGCGCCGACGCCGCGCGTCGACGGGACGATTGTGCTTGACGGTCACCTGAGCTTCGACCCGGCGCGCGGCGACGTGCTCGACCCGGCCGACGGCATCACGGTCACGGTGCGCGACGCCGCGGGGCTCGCCGAGGCCGCGACCTGGGACGCCGCGTCCTGTCGGACGACGAAGGCGGGCGTCATCCACTGCCGCAACGCCGGCAAGGATGCCGTCGTCCGCTTCCGCCCTGCCGGGCGCGACGCGACGGGGCTGCCGCGCCTCTTCTTCCGCGTCAAGCTCGCAGGGCGCGCGCTGACGGGGCCGTTCACGGGTCCGCTCGAGGCGACCATCACGCACGGCGCGCAGATCGACCGTACGGGCAACCTCGCGCGCTGCACCCCGACGCCGCGCGGGCTCAGGTGCGTGCGGTGA